The Platichthys flesus chromosome 8, fPlaFle2.1, whole genome shotgun sequence genome has a window encoding:
- the LOC133958654 gene encoding uncharacterized protein LOC133958654 → MLILFQLLLLLGATRSAFGQIIETKTADVGEEVKLMCSRQKKDFTATLFWIRLVSGNLPEFLGGTYYYDHTGVKKTPHFTVKQEPGSFVLYINKAKPSDAGVYYCIEQKYLHMKLLIGTFLKIKGPEPDITAVIQVPPSYPVGSGDSVTLQCSVLSDSVNRTCPRYDKLYWFRADESHPSLVYVHGSSGDECNRSLESRSPHRCVFNFCKSFSSSDFGTYYCAVVTCGEILFGQGIKLENKVVNMWNLQKTNTVLYLLSAALTISVIVVVVLFKKKTCDCCKAGVSLQTEAAAVGGNPPSQQRHEDSLVYSAPTFTRRKAGKTIGRGNVKPADEETVYSDVRAYVID, encoded by the exons ATGCTGATCTTAttccaactgctgctgctgctcggagcGACGC gaAGTGCATTCGGTCAGATCATTGAGACGAAGACTGCTGATGTCGGAGAAGAAGTTAAGTTGATGTGCAGCCGCCAGAAGAAGGATTTCACAGCCACATTATTTTGGATCCGGCTTGTTTCTGGAAACTTGCCTGAATTCTTGGGAGGAACATATTACTATGATCACACTGGTGTTAAAAAGACTCCTCACTTTACAGTCAAACAAGAGCCTGGAAGCTTTGTTCTGTACATTAACAAAGCAAAGCCGAGTGATGCTGGAGTTTACTACTGCATAGAACAAAAATACCTTCACATGAAATTGTTGATTGGAACATTTCTGAAAATtaaag GACCAGAACCTGATATAACTGCCGTCATTCAAGTCCCTCCATCTTACCCGGTCGGTTCAGGAGACTCTGTGACTCTGCAGTGTTCCGTCCTGTCCGACTCTGTCAACCGAACATGTCCAAGATATGACAAGCTGTACTGGTTCAGAGCTGATGAATCTCATCCCAGTTTAGTTTATGTTCATGGCAGTAGTGGTGATGAATGCAACAGGAGCCTTGAATCTCGATCACCCCACAGATGTGTCTTCAATTTCTGTAAGAGTTTTAGTTCCTCTGATTTTGGGACTTATTACTGCGCTGTGGTCACATGTGGAGAGATTTTATTTGGACAAGGAATAAAACTGGAAAATAAAG TGGTCAACATGTGGAATCTACAGAAGACCAATACAGTTCTGTATCTGTTAAGTGCTGCATTGACGATAagtgtgattgttgttgttgtcctgtTCAAGAAGAAAACGTGTGATTGTTGCAAAG CTGGAGTTTCTTTACaaacagaggctgcagcagtcGGTGGTAATCCACCAAGTCAGCAG AGACACGAGGACTCATTGGTTTATTCTGCACCGACCTTCACCAGGAGGAAGGCTGGCAAAACAATCGGGAGAGGAAATGTAAAACCTGCAGATGAAGAAACGGTCTACTCTGATGTCAGAGCTTATGTGATAGATTAA
- the LOC133958652 gene encoding signal-regulatory protein beta-2-like, whose protein sequence is MLILFQLLLLLGATRSAFDQIFETKTADVGDEVKLTCRRQESIFVAKLFWIRLVSGNLPEFLGGTYTHNYPGVNETPHFTVKQEPGSFVLYINKAEPSDDGVYYCMEQNYLHMKLLIGTFLKIKGPEPDITAVIQVPPSDPVGSGDSVTLQCSVLSDSDNHTCPTYDKLYWFRANESHPSLVYVHGSSGDECKRSLEAHSPHRCAFNSCKSFSSSDFGTYYCAVVTCGEILFGRGIKLENEVVNMWNVQKTNTVLCLLSAALAISLIVVVLFKKKTCDCCKAGVSLQTEAAAVGGNPPSQQIHKDSLVYSAPTFSRRKAGKTSGRGNVKPADEATVYSDVRAYGID, encoded by the exons ATGCTGATCTTAttccaactgctgctgctgctcggagcGACGC gaaGCGCATTTGATCAGATCTTTGAGACAAAGACTGCTGATGTCGGAGATGAAGTGAAGTTGACGTGCCGCCGCCAGGAGTCGATTTTCGTAGCCAAGTTATTTTGGATCCGGCTTGTTTCTGGAAACTTGCCTGAATTCTTGGGAGGAACATATACCCATAATTACCCTGGTGTTAATGAGACTCCTCACTTTACAGTCAAACAAGAGCCTGGAAGCTTTGTTCTGTACATTAACAAAGCAGAGCCGAGTGATGATGGAGTTTACTACTGCATGGAACAAAATTACCTTCACATGAAATTATTGATTGGAACATTTCTGAAAATTaaag GACCAGAACCTGACATAACTGCCGTCATTCAAGTCCCTCCATCTGACCCGGTCGGTTCAGGAGACTCTGTGACTCTGCAGTGTTCCGTCCTGTCCGACTCTGACAACCACACATGTCCAACATATGACAAGCTGTACTGGTTCAGAGCTAATGAATCTCATCCAAGTTTAGTTTATGTTCATGGCAGTAGTGGTGATGAATGCAAAAGGAGCCTTGAAGCTCACTCACCCCACAGATGTGCCTTCAATTCCTGTAAGAGTTTTAGTTCCTCTGATTTTGGGACTTATTACTGCGCTGTGGTCACATGTGGAGAGATTTTATTTGGACGAGGaataaaactggaaaatgaag TGGTCAACATGTGGAATGTACAGAAGACCAATACAGTTCTGTGTCTGTTAAGTGCTGCATTGGCAATAAGTCTGATTGTTGTTGTCCTGTTCAAGAAGAAAACGTGTGATTGTTGCAAAG CTGGAGTTTCTTTACaaacagaggctgcagcagtcGGTGGTAATCCGCCAAGTCAGCAG ATACACAAGGACTCATTGGTTTATTCTGCACCAACCTTCAGCAGGAGGAAGGCTGGCAAAACCAGCGGGAGAGGAAATGTAAAACCTGCCGATGAAGCAACGGTCTACTCTGATGTCAGAGCTTATGGAATAGATTAA